In Nicotiana tabacum cultivar K326 chromosome 2, ASM71507v2, whole genome shotgun sequence, the following proteins share a genomic window:
- the LOC107786799 gene encoding hyoscyamine 6-dioxygenase-like: MADLISSWSNKGETLPQSYVLPMHERPVDPVPIVKEIPVIDLGKAKGEERTVVVQQLLKACEEYGFFQVNNHGIPEDLMDEAMKVYQEFFSLPVEEKANYAKAAANAARGAATLYSSSARHYETEEHKYWRDVLEHTCNIDGEDKSIWPDKPPRYREVIGSYSVEVRKLSKIILGLVSEGLGLEAGYFDKDLGQRMLANLYPECPDPSLTLGVGGHCDPNLITIIQQDAYGLQILKDEKWIGIEPLPHALVVNSGLAMTVISNGKLGSVAHRVVTNTTQARTSICTFICPEEVVEPAKSLVNPCNPPLYKSFKWRTEFMPHYLSKKSVYYAALEPFKIDAEALYV; this comes from the exons ATGGCGGACCTCATCTCTAGCTGGTCTAATAAAGGCGAAACACTTCCTCAAAGTTATGTCTTACCAATGCATGAAAGGCCAGTTGATCCAGTTCCAATTGTTAAGGAAATTCCAGTCATTGATTTGGGAAAAGCTAAGGGCGAAGAACGAACTGTTGTCGTTCAACAACTTCTGAAAGCTTGTGAAGAATATGGTTTTTTCCAG GTAAACAATCATGGAATACCAGAAGATTTAATGGACGAGGCGATGAAAGTGTACCAGGAATTCTTCAGTTTGCCTGTGGAAGAGAAAGCGAATTACGCAAAAGCTGCAGCAAATGCAGCAAGAGGTGCAGCAACACTATATAGTAGTAGTGCCAGGCATTATGAAACAGAAGAGCATAAATACTGGAGGGATGTTCTCGAGCACACCTGCAACATTGACGGGGAAGATAAAAGCATTTGGCCTGATAAACCTCCAAGATATAG GGAGGTTATTGGTTCATATTCTGTTGAAGTAAGAAAGCTGAGCAAGATTATCTTGGGACTGGTAAGTGAAGGATTAGGGTTGGAGGCAGGGTATTTTGACAAAGATCTTGGGCAGAGAATGCTTGCCAATCTTTACCCAGAGTGCCCAGATCCAAGTTTAACATTGGGAGTTGGTGGACATTGTGATCCTAATCTCATAACCATTATCCAACAAGACGCATATGGCCTTCAAATATTAAAGGATGAGAAATGGATTGGCATAGAACCTCTACCCCATGCACTTGTTGTCAATTCTGGTTTAGCTATGACG GTGATTAGCAACGGGAAGCTAGGAAGTGTAGCACATAGAGTGGTGACCAATACAACTCAAGCACGGACATCTATTTGTACTTTCATTTGTCCAGAAGAGGTCGTTGAGCCTGCAAAATCACTTGTTAATCCGTGCAATCCACCATTGTACAAATCCTTCAAATGGCGTACTGAATTTATGCCCcattacctcagcaagaaatcAGTGTATTACGCAGCGTTGGAGCCTTTTAAGATCGATGCTGAAGCATTGTATGTGTGA
- the LOC107795998 gene encoding zeatin O-xylosyltransferase-like, translating to MAANSSNVAVVMVPFPEYGHQTPFLHLSRLISSYDIPVHYVSIGARNQELKRRLQGSNLDQFPNIQFHDLSIPSTKAEKEAEEEEEEEDEDDYMSYFASLELLGEPLCAICHELLNTCKRVVIIHDSIMLSVVQGVISITNVETYIFHVISAFTVCSLFQQVSGSAENYDLFFPLQPHIPSFQSCYPPEMLEFIEMLRDWTFKSGEIFNTCRDIEGLYLDALAKQSEKPLWGLGPLINPVYLQNDEYSASPKIVSHRCIEWLDKQPKNSVIYVSFGTARTFSLEQIIELALGLERSEQKFIWVLREADKKGNDFTTDVPKIELPIGFEDRVAERGIIARDFVPQMEILAHPSTGGYLFHSGWNSFLESLIMGVPMATWPIHSDNPFNDVLITKVLKVGLVVKDWEHRDELVRANTIENGVRDLMTSTEGEEMRQRAIELSKAIKMSVKDGGAIKKQTESFIAHITR from the coding sequence ATGGCTGCAAACTCTAGTAATGTAGCTGTGGTTATGGTGCCCTTTCCTGAATATGGGCACCAAACTCCATTTCTTCACCTTTCTCGTCTTATCTCTTCCTATGATATTCCAGTCCACTATGTTAGTATTGGTGCACGAAATCAAGAACTCAAACGTCGGTTACAAGGATCAAATCTTGATCAATTCCCTAACATACAATTCCATGacctttcaattccttcaactaaAGCTGAAAAGGAagcggaggaggaggaggaagaggaagatgaagACGACTATATGTCGTACTTTGCATCCTTGGAACTACTAGGCGAGCCCCTATGTGCAATTTGTCATGAACTATTAAACACTTGTAAAAGAGTGGTGATAATCCATGACTCAATAATGCTATCAGTTGTTCAAGGTGTGATTTCAATAACCAATGTCGAGACATACATTTTTCATGTCATCTCTGCTTTCACTGTTTGTTCGTTGTTCCAGCAAGTTAGCGGTTCAGCTGAAAACTATGACTTGTTCTTCCCTTTGCAACCCCACATTCCTTCATTCCAAAGTTGTTATCCACCGGAGATGCTGGAATTCATAGAGATGTTACGCGATTGGACGTTCAAATCTGGAGAAATCTTCAATACCTGTAGAGATATAGAAGGTCTGTATCTAGATGCACTCGCTAAACAAAGCGAGAAGCCATTGTGGGGTCTTGGTCCTTTGATCAATCCTGTCTATTTACAAAACGACGAGTACTCTGCTTCACCTAAAATAGTAAGCCACAGATGTATTGAGTGGCTTGATAAACAACCCAAGAATTCTGTCATCTATGTTTCATTTGGAACAGCAAGAACCTTCTCGCTTGAACAAATTATTGAGCTTGCCCTTGGTTTAGAGAGGTCAGAACAAAAATTCATATGGGTTCTAAGAGAAGCAGATAAAAAGGGGAATGATTTTACAACAGACGTTCCGAAGATTGAGTTGCCAATAGGGTTTGAAGACAGAGTAGCAGAGAGAGGAATAATAGCAAGAGACTTTGTACCTCAAATGGAAATTCTAGCACACCCTTCTACAGGTGGTTACTTATTCCATTCGGGTTGGAACTCCTTCTTGGAAAGCCTAATAATGGGAGTGCCAATGGCAACTTGGCCAATCCattccgataacccattcaacgACGTGCTTATAACAAAGGTGTTGAAAGTTGGGCTAGTAGTGAAGGATTGGGAACACAGAGATGAATTGGTGAGAGCAAATACAATCGAAAATGGGGTGAGGGATTTGATGACTTCAACTGAAGGAGAAGAGATGAGGCAGAGAGCGATAGAGTTGAGCAAAGCTATCAAGATGTCTGTGAAAGATGGCGGCGCAATTAAGAAGCAAACGGAGTCTTTCATCGCTCACATCACCAGATAA
- the LOC107786800 gene encoding cytochrome P450 CYP72A616-like, translating to MSIAVLIALPICLSFSFWCLKLLYLIWWRPKTVERELRKQGVYGRPYRFLYGNLKEMMEMNKIAKSKPMPLNHDYTPRLNPLFYELATTYKKLFLFWLGPIPRVTIMDPKLIREVLSNKSGEFRKPKISAFLKLFVTGLGTYDGEKWAKHRKILNPAFHLEKLKLMLGAFTQCTEEMISRWDKLTESKGSCELDISQEFHSLTGDMLSKAAFGSNFGEGKLIFSLLREQCELVFTAKLAINVFPWLRFVPTKTNRRRLYIYNIVRSSLKRIIEKREKEVQSGKAHNEDLLGLLMKSNQDEHQGNKNSNKGMSTEDVIEECNSFYFAGQETTATLLTWTAIVLTMHPDWQEKARNEVLEIIGKNEPKFDQLNQLKIVTMILHEVMRLYPSGSLVRETNEETKLGDYIIPSGAQLLVPLQIIHRDTEQWGEDALIFNPERFSEGVSKAAKDLMYFPFGWGSRICLGMNFAMIQVKLVLAKILQNYSFELSPSYAHGPTMTALVLQPQYGAPVIVRKL from the exons ATGAGTATTGCAGTTTTAATTGCTCTACCAATATGCCTTTCATTCTCCTTTTGGTGCCTGAAATTGCTGTATTTGATATGGTGGCGGCCCAAAACAGTGGAAAGAGAGCTGAGGAAACAAGGAGTATATGGCCGTCCATATAGATTTCTTTATGGAAATCTAAAGGAGATGATGGAAATGAATAAAATAGCTAAGTCCAAACCCATGCCTTTGAACCACGACTACACCCCTCGACTAAATCCACTGTTCTATGAGCTCGCCACCACTTACA AGAAACTTTTCTTGTTTTGGCTAGGACCGATACCTCGAGTGACCATAATGGATCCAAAGCTAATACGGGAAGTACTGTCAAATAAATCGGGTGAGTTCAGAAAACCAAAAATCAGTGCTTTCCTCAAGCTATTTGTAACAGGATTGGGGACTTACGATGGTGAAAAATGGGCGAAACATAGAAAAATTCTTAATCCAGCTTTCCACTTGGAAAAATTGAAG CTAATGTTGGGAGCATTTACTCAATGTACAGAAGAAATGATAAGCAGATGGGACAAGTTAACTGAATCAAAGGGTTCTTGTGAATTGGATATTTCACAAGAATTTCATAGTTTAACTGGAGACATGCTATCAAAAGCAGCCTTTGGTAGTAACTTTGGAGAAGGGAAGTTAATATTTTCGCTTCTGAGGGAACAATGTGAACTTGTTTTCACTGCAAAACTTGCTATTAATGTCTTCCCTTGGTTAAG GTTCGTGCCAACAAAAACTAATAGAAGAAGATTGTACATCTATAACATAGTCCGTAGTTCGCTAAAAAGGATAATAGAGAAGCGAGAGAAAGAGGTACAATCAGGAAAAGCACACAATGAAGATCTCTTGGGTTTGTTAATGAAATCTAATCAAGATGAACACCAAGGGAATAAGAACTCGAACAAGGGAATGAGTACAGAAGATGTAATAGAAGAGTGCAACTCTTTCTATTTTGCGGGTCAAGAGACTACTGCAACTTTGTTAACATGGACTGCAATTGTTTTGACTATGCACCCAGATTGGCAAGAAAAAGCTAGGAATGAAGTTCTTGAAATCATTGGAAAAAATGAGCCTAAGTTTGATCAACTGAACCAGCTGAAGATT GTGACTATGATCTTGCACGAAGTTATGAGGTTATATCCATCAGGTTCTCTTGTTAGAGAAACAAACGAAGAGACAAAACTTGGAGACTATATAATTCCATCAGGCGCACAGCTTTTGGTGCCTTTGCAAATAATTCATCGCGACACAGAGCAATGGGGAGAAGATGCTCTTATTTTCAATCCAGAAAGGTTCTCAGAAGGAGTATCAAAAGCAGCCAAGGATTTGATGTATTTTCCCTTTGGTTGGGGTTCTCGTATATGCCTTGGAATGAATTTCGCTATGATTCAAGTCAAACTTGTTTTGGCTAAAATCTTACAGAATTACTCGTTTGAGCTCTCTCCCTCCTATGCTCATGGCCCGACCATGACCGCTTTGGTTCTTCAACCACAGTATGGTGCCCCTGTCATTGTTCGAAAGCTTTAG